The Haloplanus natans DSM 17983 genome has a segment encoding these proteins:
- a CDS encoding pirin family protein: MDESPSAQTHSRIYTAPRTDVSQNQGKFRIHFNFPGRAVPDHDDHGYGPLATVVESFMDPGTLIRMHQHKNEEIISWVPKGVMRHDDRQGNQLVTDSDHLMVMNAGSGLWHSEETLADDPPLRMLQIFVRPHSLDLDPGIQHEPIPNPVAGEWRHLVGPEGTDAPLYVRNDVDFYDCRLAAGATTTLPSRPGRHTYLYVFDGAVEVGDESVEYTESALVTGDDDVAVTATEDATIVAFSINPDAPVTRQGTIGR, translated from the coding sequence ATGGACGAGTCGCCTTCCGCACAGACCCACTCTCGCATCTATACGGCACCACGAACGGACGTCTCGCAGAACCAGGGCAAGTTCCGGATCCACTTCAACTTCCCCGGCCGTGCCGTCCCCGATCACGACGACCACGGCTACGGGCCGCTCGCGACGGTCGTGGAGTCGTTCATGGACCCCGGGACCCTGATCCGGATGCACCAGCACAAAAACGAGGAGATCATCTCGTGGGTGCCCAAGGGCGTGATGCGCCACGACGACCGCCAGGGCAACCAACTGGTCACCGATTCCGACCATCTGATGGTGATGAACGCCGGCAGCGGCTTATGGCACTCCGAGGAGACGCTCGCCGACGACCCGCCGCTGCGAATGCTCCAGATCTTCGTCCGCCCGCACAGCCTCGACCTCGACCCTGGTATTCAGCACGAGCCGATCCCCAACCCGGTCGCCGGCGAGTGGCGTCACCTGGTCGGCCCCGAGGGCACCGACGCCCCGTTGTACGTGCGGAACGACGTCGACTTCTACGACTGTCGACTCGCAGCCGGAGCAACGACCACGCTCCCGTCGCGACCGGGCCGCCACACCTACCTGTACGTGTTCGACGGGGCCGTCGAAGTCGGTGATGAGTCAGTCGAGTACACCGAGAGCGCACTCGTGACCGGCGACGACGATGTGGCGGTCACGGCAACCGAGGACGCCACCATCGTCGCGTTCAGCATCAATCCCGACGCGCCGGTCACGCGCCAGGGCACCATCGGCCGCTGA
- a CDS encoding TetR/AcrR family transcriptional regulator produces the protein MQATARALCEHGYSRLRVRDIDEYFGKSRQLINHYYDGKDDLIEAVLKYLLEEYERGIAVGDDVDPEQQLDSYIQQFFYGPDLENFDHWAFVTALIELRSQAQHYPRHQELLLENYFHLKGILVAIIERGIEEGEFQDVDADTFATAINDVISTSRMRKVCLGDDEAIERGREILDRIILPQLLGELDGN, from the coding sequence ATGCAAGCGACTGCTCGTGCGCTGTGTGAACACGGGTACAGCCGCCTCCGGGTACGAGACATTGACGAGTATTTCGGGAAAAGCCGTCAACTTATCAATCACTACTACGACGGCAAAGACGATCTGATCGAGGCTGTTCTCAAGTATCTACTTGAAGAATATGAGCGTGGGATTGCGGTCGGAGATGATGTCGACCCCGAACAGCAACTCGACAGCTACATTCAGCAATTTTTCTATGGACCGGATCTCGAGAACTTCGACCATTGGGCGTTCGTCACGGCACTCATCGAACTTCGCTCACAGGCACAACACTATCCCCGGCATCAAGAATTACTACTGGAGAATTACTTCCATCTCAAAGGGATTCTCGTCGCGATCATCGAAAGAGGGATTGAGGAGGGAGAGTTCCAAGATGTCGATGCAGATACGTTTGCGACCGCCATCAACGATGTCATCTCCACATCCCGAATGCGAAAAGTATGTCTCGGAGATGACGAAGCAATCGAAAGAGGCCGTGAAATCCTCGATAGGATCATTCTCCCACAACTACTCGGTGAACTAGACGGCAACTGA